Proteins encoded within one genomic window of Borrelia parkeri:
- a CDS encoding DJ-1 family glyoxalase III — MKVAIILANGFEEIEAIIPMDILKRGGVDLKVISLNDDKVVSSSRGFTFYADEKISDYSEDHFDLIILPGGMPGAINLFESKDLDKILRNMNLQGKLIAAICASPAIVLSAKGLLGANKFTCYPGFENDITDGEFVDEDVVISNNFITSKGVGTAFEFAFTLLKIVKGERVLEDIKKQVLL; from the coding sequence ATGAAAGTGGCAATTATACTTGCGAATGGTTTTGAAGAAATTGAAGCTATAATTCCTATGGATATTTTAAAACGAGGTGGTGTTGATCTGAAAGTTATCAGTTTGAATGATGATAAGGTTGTTTCAAGTTCTAGAGGGTTTACTTTTTATGCTGATGAAAAAATATCAGATTATAGTGAGGACCATTTTGATTTAATAATACTTCCTGGAGGAATGCCTGGTGCTATCAATCTTTTTGAATCTAAAGATTTAGATAAGATTTTAAGAAATATGAACTTACAAGGCAAGTTAATTGCAGCCATTTGTGCATCTCCAGCAATTGTGCTTTCTGCAAAGGGACTCTTAGGTGCAAATAAATTTACGTGTTATCCTGGATTTGAAAATGATATTACTGATGGCGAATTTGTGGATGAGGATGTTGTTATTAGTAATAATTTTATTACTTCTAAGGGTGTTGGTACAGCTTTTGAATTTGCTTTTACTTTGCTTAAGATTGTTAAGGGAGAAAGGGTCCTTGAAGATATCAAGAAGCAAGTTTTACTTTAA
- a CDS encoding LysM peptidoglycan-binding domain-containing protein, with amino-acid sequence MIILFKILGLRRNTRPFIFKIKGLSIVLWIVSYFSLYADFKHEVVKGDTLYSISLKYKIPIKELKSANNLKSEHIRVGRILVIPNSSKVNKIITKENNMKPKSSKLDAKIHVVKVGDTIEDISKQYGIKEKELLAWNNLSSKILKIGSKLNLDEPNFLKPYIVKKGDSLSKLSVDFDISIEDIIRFNSLENKSLIIGQKLYLKRTSGNVNFHYVKRGETLGKIAYIYGVTAKHLVRLNGGKAINLKADSILDVSKVIEEDLPSSKSLQLKSENRSSETFMSHKVSVGETLYSIARKYGVLLEDLKSWNNLNGNSIFHNQELKIYDKSKGPVVANKELKEFVDKTSKNTVKAIANIVSAKSKKLNLNFSNVLDNRDVFDISALVVLEPKIPIFEANGVFYYWYKPKKGSQPSEFYSEDWYSPLNAYKKASQLFKSFESLVQSRPVKNNSLKNKLIIIDPGHGGLDPGAIVKARDGLKNEIFVVEDEYVYDIALRLYVYLKEYGANVELTILSPDHLIRDSVSANNTFVNVKNEVYNDYDLNKTDTVDSWINGTQEGLRKRLAVVKKFINKYKNVKEQDVLYISLHSDNSVGAPRCMGFYYQFEDGKGFDAHSKSMIEKMTKGFKRTPYIKGQNLYVLKNNVVKTKLLVEVRNLAFDEEAWAIRSSKLRDRDSKILADAILKVL; translated from the coding sequence ATGATTATACTGTTCAAAATACTGGGATTAAGGAGAAATACTAGGCCTTTTATTTTTAAGATTAAAGGACTTAGTATTGTTTTATGGATAGTAAGTTACTTTAGTTTATATGCTGATTTTAAACATGAAGTTGTTAAAGGTGATACTTTATATTCGATTTCTCTTAAATATAAAATTCCAATAAAAGAACTTAAAAGTGCAAATAATCTGAAGTCTGAGCATATTAGAGTTGGGCGTATATTAGTTATTCCAAATTCTTCTAAGGTTAACAAAATTATTACTAAAGAGAATAATATGAAGCCTAAGTCAAGCAAGCTTGATGCCAAAATTCATGTTGTTAAAGTCGGCGATACTATTGAAGATATATCTAAACAATATGGCATTAAGGAAAAAGAATTGCTTGCTTGGAATAATTTAAGTTCTAAAATTCTTAAAATTGGTTCTAAGTTGAATTTGGATGAACCTAATTTTTTAAAGCCATATATAGTTAAAAAGGGTGATTCGCTCTCCAAGCTTTCTGTGGATTTTGATATTAGTATTGAGGATATTATACGATTTAATTCTTTAGAGAATAAGAGCTTAATAATTGGTCAAAAATTATATTTAAAAAGGACTTCTGGGAATGTCAATTTTCATTATGTAAAGAGAGGAGAGACTCTTGGGAAAATTGCATATATTTATGGTGTTACTGCAAAGCATCTTGTCCGTCTTAATGGAGGTAAGGCAATAAATTTAAAGGCGGATTCAATTTTAGATGTTTCAAAAGTTATTGAAGAAGATTTGCCAAGTTCTAAATCTTTACAATTAAAGAGCGAAAATCGAAGTAGTGAAACGTTTATGTCCCACAAAGTGTCTGTTGGTGAGACATTATATAGTATTGCTCGTAAATATGGGGTTTTGCTTGAAGATCTTAAAAGTTGGAATAATTTAAATGGGAATAGTATTTTTCATAATCAGGAACTTAAGATTTATGATAAAAGCAAAGGACCAGTTGTTGCAAATAAAGAGCTAAAAGAATTTGTGGATAAAACTTCTAAAAATACAGTTAAAGCTATTGCAAATATTGTTTCTGCTAAGAGTAAAAAATTAAATTTAAATTTTTCCAATGTTTTAGACAATAGAGATGTTTTTGATATTAGTGCTTTAGTTGTATTGGAGCCTAAAATACCTATATTTGAGGCTAATGGAGTTTTTTATTATTGGTATAAGCCTAAAAAAGGGAGTCAACCAAGTGAGTTTTATTCAGAAGATTGGTATTCGCCTCTGAATGCCTATAAGAAAGCAAGTCAACTTTTTAAAAGTTTTGAAAGTCTTGTGCAATCTCGGCCAGTTAAAAATAATAGCCTAAAAAATAAATTAATCATTATTGATCCTGGACATGGAGGCCTTGATCCTGGTGCTATTGTTAAAGCTAGAGACGGACTTAAGAATGAAATTTTTGTTGTCGAGGATGAATATGTTTATGATATTGCTTTAAGGCTTTATGTGTATCTTAAAGAATATGGTGCTAATGTTGAGCTTACTATTTTATCTCCTGATCATTTAATCAGAGATAGTGTGTCTGCTAATAATACATTTGTTAATGTTAAGAATGAAGTTTATAATGATTATGATTTAAATAAAACTGATACGGTTGACTCTTGGATAAACGGTACTCAAGAAGGTTTGAGGAAAAGATTAGCTGTTGTGAAGAAATTTATAAATAAGTATAAAAATGTTAAGGAACAAGATGTTCTTTATATTAGTTTGCATTCTGATAATAGTGTTGGTGCACCTCGGTGTATGGGATTTTATTACCAGTTTGAGGATGGAAAGGGTTTTGATGCTCATTCTAAGAGTATGATTGAAAAAATGACAAAAGGTTTTAAGAGAACCCCTTATATTAAGGGCCAAAACCTTTATGTACTAAAAAATAATGTTGTTAAGACTAAATTGTTAGTTGAGGTTAGAAATTTAGCATTTGACGAGGAAGCTTGGGCAATTAGATCTTCTAAGCTTAGGGACCGGGATTCTAAAATCCTTGCTGATGCTATTTTGAAAGTCTTATAG
- a CDS encoding M18 family aminopeptidase — MHDQTLDISHFQKLLDKSLTPYHLINYIEQKLVYYLNAKELKLDDKWTLETGYYYVKKEGTSLIAFNINTNKIHEPFLIAAAHSDSPGLKLKIESRKYKDNVFSHHIETYGSPIISTWTDRDLSLSGVVYFNKDEIINSELITIENIGIIPNVAIHLNRNVNEGFAYDTHENIIIITSFKKSIKEKILEKLQISEKDFLSCDLIFTASESAKIIGSEGEFLASKNLDNKSGCHAIMNAFVHTNNNKNKVAVFFDNEEIGSSTSRGADSTLLTEVLERIDHVLNLGKEEHLIKLNKSFNISMDGAHGVHPGYICKHDPNYQISLGKGVTIKSNANFKYATTAHGCAKLKALAMKNNIKIQEIIMKANTNAGTTIGPISNSQTGIETIDIGTPMWGMHSLRETIAISDHIEAIKLLRTFFENWN; from the coding sequence ATGCATGACCAAACATTAGATATATCACATTTCCAGAAATTACTAGATAAAAGCTTAACACCATACCATTTAATAAACTACATTGAACAAAAACTGGTATATTATCTTAATGCAAAGGAATTAAAACTTGACGATAAATGGACATTAGAAACAGGATATTATTATGTAAAAAAGGAAGGAACAAGTCTTATTGCATTCAACATTAACACTAATAAAATACATGAACCATTCTTAATAGCAGCAGCACACTCTGACAGCCCTGGATTAAAGCTCAAAATAGAATCTAGGAAATATAAAGATAATGTATTCTCTCACCACATCGAAACTTACGGTAGTCCAATAATTTCAACCTGGACTGACAGAGACTTAAGCTTATCAGGAGTTGTATACTTTAATAAAGATGAAATAATTAACTCAGAATTAATAACAATTGAAAATATTGGGATCATACCAAATGTTGCCATTCACTTAAACCGAAATGTCAATGAAGGATTTGCATATGATACTCATGAGAACATAATCATCATCACAAGTTTTAAAAAAAGCATTAAAGAAAAAATTCTAGAAAAACTGCAAATATCTGAAAAAGATTTCCTATCATGCGATTTAATATTTACAGCATCAGAATCTGCTAAAATTATAGGTAGCGAAGGTGAATTTCTAGCATCCAAAAACCTAGATAACAAATCGGGATGCCATGCCATCATGAATGCATTTGTTCATACAAATAACAATAAAAATAAAGTAGCTGTATTTTTTGACAATGAAGAGATTGGATCTTCAACTTCCAGAGGAGCTGACTCAACACTATTAACAGAAGTCTTAGAAAGAATTGATCATGTTTTAAATCTAGGAAAAGAAGAACATCTAATCAAACTAAACAAATCATTCAATATTTCAATGGACGGAGCACATGGGGTTCATCCAGGCTACATATGTAAACATGACCCAAACTATCAAATAAGTCTAGGAAAAGGAGTAACCATTAAAAGCAATGCCAATTTTAAATATGCAACAACAGCTCATGGATGTGCAAAACTTAAAGCCTTAGCCATGAAAAATAATATTAAAATTCAAGAAATAATAATGAAAGCAAATACAAATGCCGGAACCACAATTGGCCCAATTTCAAACTCCCAAACAGGAATTGAAACTATAGATATTGGAACTCCAATGTGGGGAATGCACTCTTTAAGAGAAACTATTGCAATATCAGATCATATAGAAGCAATCAAACTTCTCAGAACATTTTTTGAAAATTGGAATTAA
- the rnmV gene encoding ribonuclease M5, whose translation MEQIKEIIVVEGKDDAKRIKELFKCTIVETGGLYLKKSTINVLKKAIETNGIIIFTDSDKAGDLIRKQILKKVGYLDQSKIKHANLKNKNQEVEMSSKIEITTILKKIGTFYNEKQKEGLSLNDLIELGITGAQSKKKREQIQKHFSLGNGNNKKLLERLNYFKIKREEIEKIILTKE comes from the coding sequence CTGGAACAAATAAAAGAAATAATTGTAGTTGAAGGCAAAGATGACGCTAAGAGAATAAAAGAACTATTTAAGTGCACTATAGTTGAAACTGGTGGATTATATCTTAAAAAATCAACCATTAATGTTTTAAAAAAAGCAATAGAAACAAATGGAATTATTATTTTCACTGATAGCGACAAAGCAGGAGATCTAATTAGAAAACAAATACTTAAAAAAGTGGGCTACTTAGATCAAAGCAAAATTAAACATGCTAATCTTAAAAATAAAAATCAAGAGGTAGAAATGTCTTCTAAAATTGAAATAACAACAATTTTAAAAAAAATAGGTACTTTTTATAACGAAAAACAAAAAGAGGGTCTAAGTTTAAATGATTTAATAGAACTTGGAATCACAGGGGCTCAATCCAAGAAAAAAAGAGAACAAATACAAAAACACTTCAGTTTGGGCAATGGTAATAACAAAAAACTACTTGAAAGACTCAATTATTTTAAAATAAAACGAGAAGAAATAGAAAAAATAATCTTAACAAAAGAATAA
- a CDS encoding glycoside hydrolase family 3 N-terminal domain-containing protein, with product MNDKELLGQMFMISYPEEQITKFVLNFIKERNLGGIKIFGWNAKNLHMLIESINKAQSISQKNRFKIPLFIATDQEGGWTQHIKLKTSKTIGNLGITATLSPNDSYLTGYHIANEIRQLGINLNFAPITDIYSNEENFTIGPRTYSNNPQIVSLFALAFYKGQKQAGIISTAKHFPGHGNTVVDSHIRMPIINSNLREMQSNELLPYKILIQENIPMIMSGHLAYPMLTNGKEIPASSSIKIIKELLRKKLKYDNLIITDDLLMNAVRYNNESIYDTIERIIRTETDILLISLNENIQNNAYNKLLSLMQKDSEIRENIIKSNKRILRIKLEYLKERKNETEIYSNHKKVQAIPTKEGKNFFEQSTLRGTTKIKLSKQVSKHKKTLLISPYNTMIKEGKKIFQNSSGYYYDYYPLNNMNPTKLKEIKKLIEKHEQVIFNLSTPASQQYIENLKEYKDKISIIVSLTPQHIKNLDWIQNIVIVYGTTILSFKSGFLTLTEDFNPKGKNPLIKFKP from the coding sequence ATGAATGATAAAGAATTATTGGGACAAATGTTCATGATAAGTTACCCGGAAGAACAAATAACAAAATTTGTACTAAACTTCATAAAAGAGAGAAACTTAGGAGGAATTAAAATCTTTGGATGGAATGCCAAAAACTTACACATGCTAATAGAAAGTATAAATAAAGCACAATCGATTTCCCAAAAGAATAGATTTAAAATACCTTTATTTATAGCAACGGATCAAGAAGGTGGATGGACACAGCATATCAAACTCAAAACATCAAAGACAATAGGAAATCTTGGAATCACAGCTACTCTATCACCAAATGACTCCTACCTTACAGGATATCACATAGCAAATGAGATAAGACAACTTGGAATCAATCTAAATTTTGCACCCATAACAGACATTTACAGCAATGAGGAAAATTTTACAATAGGACCAAGGACATATTCAAATAATCCACAAATCGTTTCTCTTTTTGCTCTAGCCTTTTACAAAGGACAAAAACAAGCGGGAATAATTTCAACAGCAAAACACTTCCCCGGACATGGAAATACTGTTGTTGATTCTCACATAAGAATGCCAATAATAAACTCAAATTTAAGAGAAATGCAATCAAATGAATTATTGCCATATAAAATATTAATACAAGAAAATATTCCAATGATTATGAGCGGACATCTAGCATACCCAATGCTTACAAATGGCAAAGAAATACCTGCATCATCTTCAATTAAAATCATAAAGGAACTACTTAGAAAAAAGTTGAAATATGATAATTTAATAATAACAGATGATTTATTAATGAATGCAGTAAGATATAACAATGAAAGCATTTATGACACAATTGAAAGAATTATCAGAACTGAAACTGATATTTTATTAATATCACTAAACGAAAACATACAAAATAACGCATACAATAAACTATTAAGTCTCATGCAAAAAGATAGTGAAATAAGAGAAAATATCATTAAATCTAACAAGAGAATACTTAGAATAAAGTTAGAATACTTAAAAGAAAGAAAAAATGAAACTGAAATTTATTCAAATCATAAAAAGGTTCAAGCAATACCTACTAAAGAAGGTAAAAATTTTTTTGAACAAAGTACATTAAGAGGGACAACTAAAATAAAGTTATCAAAACAAGTATCAAAGCATAAAAAAACACTTTTAATATCACCTTATAACACAATGATTAAAGAAGGGAAAAAAATATTTCAAAACAGTTCCGGATATTACTATGATTATTATCCCTTAAACAACATGAACCCCACAAAACTGAAAGAGATAAAAAAACTAATTGAAAAACACGAACAAGTTATCTTTAATCTCTCAACACCCGCTAGTCAACAATACATAGAAAACTTAAAAGAATATAAAGACAAAATAAGTATAATTGTATCGCTTACACCCCAACATATTAAAAATCTAGACTGGATACAAAATATAGTAATAGTATATGGAACAACAATACTGTCTTTTAAATCTGGATTTCTCACTTTAACAGAAGATTTTAATCCAAAAGGAAAAAACCCCTTAATAAAATTTAAGCCTTAA
- the mfd gene encoding transcription-repair coupling factor gives MNIEKELTTRLNDNQNLKKIQQLIKKNLPFTIVGHEGFFKAFLINKIKEYSSSNKIILIVKNESISDELKDDLIQITDNIYELNYFSPLIYKDISSKSKIFIKRVKFLINFYENNPGIYIVSLKSLLSKIPTKENLFKNIYKIQTGTIINIENLESKLIKLGYEKTMRVTLPGEFTIKSEIIDIHSFNKTEPIRISVEVDKIKEIKYFNSLTQLKKGTPIFEFDIIPKKEIIWNDENINKLKHHLKENEYKKLFEQIETKYNARAEEIFYPLIGDTYLNQEINKDTPIINLEIPNLQEEIKKIYKEYEKLYSQAIESGKKTIAPKEIFINLSDLKLKTNIFIVKTPANIKTKELIEFNIESDRKFFSNITLAKEEIQNWLNNGFKVIIAAESNSQKEKLKYIFKDLTKIKIEVLKISSSLIINKEKIAIILESDIFNRRQKTNKAFESSKTKTIDSFIEVEKNSYVVHINHGIGIFRQIKRIKTSLLEKDYIEIEYADNEKLFIPIEQTHLIQRYIGNETQNIKLDKISSKTWEKKKAYAKKRIDAIADKLVELYVKRESTKGFQYPQDNEWQLLFESEFPYDETPDQLTAISEIKQDMMSLKVMDRLLCGDVGFGKTEVAMRAAFKAVMSKKQVSILSPTTILTEQHFNTFKQRFKNFPINIAMLSRFIKKSKERDIIKKLETGEIDIIIGTHKILSKKIIYKNLGLIIIDEEQRFGVKEKEKLKEIKISVDCLALSATPIPRSLHMSLIKLRDISVLKTPPQNRIKIETYVEEFNELLIKHAIENELSRDGQVFFVHHNIQELDLIKAMLEKMVPYARIATIHARLQGDQIENIMHDFINKSYQVLLATTIIENGIDIENANTIIINNANRFGLAQLYQLKGRVGRSSQKAFAYFLYKENSSLNESAIERLRAISEFSELGTGFQIAMKDMEIRGVGNLLGREQHGEIEFIGLDYYLTMLNKAIEKRMGKNSKEDEITIEINYNGFIPDSYINNEQDKISIYKKISRVQNEEENNKIRTEIYDQFGPIPKELNNLLILSELKLLAKKLNITSLKEKNELLEIEYLNTKSIPAEKIMQIIKDNPTILKINPEYKNSVFLNLKHIKESEKINCIYKNLNLLL, from the coding sequence ATGAATATAGAAAAAGAATTAACTACCAGATTAAATGACAATCAAAATCTAAAAAAAATACAACAACTTATTAAAAAAAATCTACCCTTTACAATAGTAGGACATGAAGGATTTTTTAAAGCTTTCCTAATCAACAAAATAAAAGAATACAGCAGTAGTAATAAAATTATATTAATAGTTAAAAACGAAAGTATATCAGATGAACTCAAAGATGATTTAATACAAATTACAGATAACATATATGAACTTAACTATTTCAGTCCCCTTATATATAAAGATATCAGTTCAAAAAGTAAAATTTTTATAAAACGAGTAAAATTTTTAATCAATTTTTATGAAAATAATCCTGGGATCTACATTGTTTCACTAAAATCCCTACTTAGCAAAATCCCTACAAAAGAAAATTTATTTAAAAACATTTATAAAATTCAGACAGGCACGATAATAAACATAGAAAATCTTGAAAGTAAACTTATAAAACTAGGATATGAAAAAACAATGAGGGTTACATTACCTGGAGAATTTACAATAAAGAGTGAAATAATAGACATACACTCATTTAATAAAACAGAACCAATAAGAATTTCAGTGGAGGTTGATAAAATAAAAGAAATCAAATATTTTAATTCCTTAACTCAATTAAAAAAAGGAACTCCAATTTTTGAATTTGATATAATTCCCAAAAAGGAAATCATTTGGAATGATGAAAACATAAATAAACTAAAACACCACTTAAAAGAAAATGAATATAAAAAATTATTTGAACAAATTGAAACAAAATATAATGCAAGAGCAGAAGAAATATTTTATCCACTAATAGGAGACACATACCTAAACCAAGAAATAAATAAAGATACACCTATTATAAATTTAGAAATACCAAATTTACAAGAAGAGATCAAAAAGATCTATAAAGAGTATGAAAAACTTTATAGCCAAGCAATAGAGTCTGGAAAAAAAACAATTGCACCAAAAGAAATTTTCATAAATTTGAGCGATTTAAAATTAAAAACTAACATTTTTATTGTGAAAACCCCTGCAAATATAAAAACAAAAGAACTAATAGAATTTAATATCGAAAGTGATCGTAAATTTTTCTCAAATATCACACTTGCAAAAGAAGAAATACAAAACTGGCTAAACAATGGATTTAAAGTAATCATTGCAGCAGAATCTAATTCACAAAAAGAAAAATTAAAATATATCTTCAAAGATCTGACAAAAATCAAAATTGAAGTTTTAAAAATATCAAGCTCACTTATAATAAACAAAGAAAAAATAGCCATTATCCTTGAATCAGATATCTTTAATAGAAGACAAAAAACAAATAAAGCTTTCGAATCATCAAAAACTAAAACTATTGATTCATTTATTGAAGTGGAAAAAAACAGTTATGTTGTTCACATAAACCATGGAATTGGAATATTTCGGCAGATAAAAAGAATTAAAACGAGTCTTCTTGAAAAAGACTACATTGAAATTGAATACGCAGATAACGAAAAATTATTTATTCCAATTGAACAAACACATCTTATTCAAAGATATATTGGAAATGAAACTCAAAATATAAAATTAGATAAAATCAGCTCAAAAACCTGGGAAAAGAAAAAAGCTTATGCAAAAAAAAGAATCGATGCAATTGCTGATAAACTTGTTGAACTTTACGTGAAAAGAGAAAGTACTAAGGGATTTCAATATCCTCAAGACAATGAATGGCAATTATTATTTGAATCAGAATTTCCATACGATGAAACTCCTGATCAATTAACAGCAATATCAGAAATCAAACAAGATATGATGAGTTTAAAAGTAATGGATAGACTTTTATGCGGAGATGTTGGCTTTGGTAAAACTGAAGTCGCAATGAGGGCTGCATTCAAAGCTGTCATGAGCAAAAAACAGGTATCAATACTCTCTCCAACAACAATTCTTACAGAACAACACTTTAATACATTTAAACAAAGATTTAAAAACTTTCCAATCAACATTGCAATGCTAAGCAGATTTATAAAAAAATCAAAAGAAAGAGACATTATAAAAAAACTAGAAACAGGAGAAATTGACATAATAATTGGAACACATAAAATACTCTCTAAGAAAATAATATATAAAAACTTAGGACTCATTATAATTGATGAAGAACAAAGATTCGGGGTAAAAGAAAAAGAAAAACTAAAGGAAATAAAAATCTCTGTTGATTGTCTTGCCCTATCAGCAACTCCAATACCAAGATCCCTTCATATGTCATTAATCAAATTAAGAGACATTTCTGTCTTAAAAACTCCACCCCAAAACAGAATAAAAATAGAAACTTATGTAGAAGAATTTAACGAGCTACTGATTAAACACGCAATAGAAAATGAACTTTCTCGAGATGGACAAGTTTTTTTTGTACATCACAATATTCAAGAACTAGATTTAATAAAAGCAATGCTAGAAAAAATGGTTCCTTATGCAAGAATTGCAACCATCCATGCAAGACTTCAAGGGGACCAAATTGAAAATATTATGCATGATTTTATAAATAAATCATATCAAGTATTACTAGCAACAACAATCATTGAAAATGGAATAGATATTGAAAATGCAAATACAATAATAATTAACAATGCGAATAGATTCGGACTTGCACAATTATACCAGCTAAAGGGCAGAGTTGGAAGAAGTTCACAGAAAGCCTTCGCTTATTTCTTATATAAAGAAAATTCAAGCTTAAACGAAAGTGCAATTGAAAGACTAAGGGCAATATCTGAATTTTCAGAACTTGGAACAGGATTTCAAATTGCAATGAAAGATATGGAAATAAGAGGTGTTGGAAACTTACTTGGACGCGAACAACATGGAGAGATCGAATTTATTGGACTAGATTACTACTTAACAATGTTAAACAAAGCAATTGAAAAACGAATGGGAAAAAATTCTAAGGAAGACGAAATCACTATTGAAATCAATTACAATGGATTCATCCCCGATAGCTATATAAATAATGAACAAGACAAAATATCAATTTATAAAAAAATCTCAAGGGTTCAAAACGAGGAAGAAAATAACAAAATAAGGACTGAAATTTATGACCAATTTGGACCAATCCCAAAAGAACTTAATAACTTACTTATATTATCAGAACTCAAATTACTTGCAAAAAAACTCAATATTACCAGCCTTAAAGAAAAAAATGAGTTACTTGAAATCGAATATTTAAACACAAAAAGTATTCCTGCCGAAAAAATAATGCAAATCATAAAAGACAATCCTACTATACTGAAAATAAATCCAGAATATAAAAATTCCGTTTTCTTAAACCTAAAACATATTAAAGAATCAGAAAAAATAAACTGCATATATAAAAATTTGAATCTATTATTATAA
- a CDS encoding acetate kinase: protein MRILTINTGSSSLKFTLYKHKNTQILISGTIEKIKTKKSIIKIKTKNGLIEKTDKHIKSHKEALKQLIRILTNKKLKIIENPDEIQGIGHRIVHGGPNFKNSTILNTNTLSELKKISKLAPLHNPTAIKVIEITLKIFPNAKQVLCFDTSWHKTMNENAFLYATPYSWYKDYNIRKYGFHGLSYSYITTRVATILNKPKEDLNLIILHLGNGSSINAVKKGLSYDTSMGLTPLEGLVMGTRSGDTDPAIIPLMSKLLNKTPKKIEEILNKQSGMLGISLKSNDLRDIWEGVKNNEYNSKLAVEIMAYRIKKYIGSYLAVLDFNIDAIIFTAGIGVTDYGIRELSLKGFEKIGIEIDPQKNNLARDKHTESDISSEKSKTKILVIPTNEELTILEDTYNLITKLS from the coding sequence ATGAGAATATTAACAATTAACACAGGAAGTTCTTCATTAAAATTTACACTTTATAAACATAAAAATACACAAATACTAATATCTGGAACAATAGAAAAAATAAAAACAAAAAAATCAATAATTAAAATTAAGACCAAAAATGGCTTAATAGAAAAAACAGATAAACACATCAAATCACACAAAGAAGCATTAAAACAACTGATTAGAATATTAACAAACAAGAAATTAAAAATCATAGAAAATCCAGATGAAATTCAAGGAATAGGACACAGAATTGTACATGGAGGTCCAAATTTTAAAAATTCAACAATACTTAACACAAATACCTTAAGCGAACTAAAGAAGATATCCAAGCTTGCACCTCTTCACAATCCAACTGCAATAAAAGTCATAGAAATAACACTTAAAATATTTCCAAATGCAAAACAAGTTTTATGTTTTGACACATCATGGCACAAAACCATGAATGAAAATGCATTTTTATACGCCACACCATATTCTTGGTATAAAGACTATAATATCAGAAAATATGGATTTCACGGTTTATCATACTCATATATAACAACAAGAGTTGCAACAATACTTAACAAACCTAAAGAAGATCTAAACTTAATAATACTACACCTAGGCAATGGCTCAAGCATCAATGCAGTTAAAAAAGGACTATCTTATGATACAAGCATGGGTCTTACCCCTCTTGAAGGCCTTGTAATGGGCACAAGAAGTGGAGATACAGATCCTGCAATTATTCCTTTAATGAGCAAACTTTTAAATAAAACTCCAAAAAAAATCGAAGAAATTCTTAATAAGCAAAGTGGTATGCTTGGCATATCTCTTAAGTCAAATGATCTAAGAGACATCTGGGAAGGAGTAAAAAATAATGAATATAACTCTAAACTTGCAGTTGAAATAATGGCTTATAGAATAAAAAAATACATTGGATCTTACCTTGCAGTACTTGATTTCAATATTGATGCAATAATTTTCACAGCTGGCATTGGTGTTACAGATTATGGAATAAGAGAGTTATCACTAAAAGGCTTTGAAAAAATTGGAATAGAAATTGATCCTCAAAAGAATAATTTAGCAAGAGACAAACATACAGAATCTGATATCTCAAGTGAAAAAAGTAAGACAAAAATACTTGTAATACCAACAAACGAAGAATTAACCATACTTGAAGATACCTACAATTTAATTACAAAGCTTTCATAA